GACTTGAAGGATTGCAAAACATTCAGGCAAAACTGCCAGGCCTCTATAAGGGGCTCCGAATAtctaaaaacaacaacatttcCTAATCATAACAGTAATCCTTGTTATTACGAGGGTTTCAATTGGGAGGCGCGATCTGGGCGGGAACCTGGAAGGCGGATGGGATTGGGAAAGGCGGTGGGCAGGAGAAAGGACATTCCAAGGCAGGCGcggtcttcctgagccaggggccAACCTCCAGGAGCCGGGGGAGGGGACGCGGGAAGCGGGGGACGGAAGCTCGCCGGCCAGGAGTCCTTTCCTCCTCAGTCCCAGGCCTTCACCCTTGGTAGAGAGCGCACCCTGCCGGGGGAGCGAGTCTCGCCCTAGCTTCGCCACGAATAGGCAGCTGCAGCCTTCCGCCTGCCCGGGCCAAGCTTCGGCGGGCCTCTCGCTGTCCAGCCTCCCAGCGGAGGGCTAAAGAGAAGCGGACAGGAGGCGACCCGCAGCAGCCACCGGACCTTCGGGCCGCGCCGGCAGCCGGCCTCCGGGTCTGCTGCTGTGCTGGCCCGCCTCCACCCTTCCCTCCCCGCCCGGGCCCCTGCTGCCTAAGGCAGCCCCAGGATCTGAGGCGCCCggcgctcccccacccccacccctttgcCCTCCCCTCTCCGGCTCCGGGATTCCCAGGTTCCGGCGGCCAGGCCGAGCGGCCAGCGGCGGGCAGCTGGGCAGGGAAGGAGTGAGGGAGGGAGCCGTTCGGCCTCTGAAGTCGGCCCCAAGTTACATGTGGGAAGCGGTGGCTGTGACGCAAGTTTCCAGGGGGCCCTGGGCTTGGAGGGAGAGCGCCAGAGCGGCTCCTCTTGGAGCAGTTGCAAccgtaaaaaagaaaaaaaacaaaaaagccccgAGCAGCACCCAGGCCGCCTTCGGCTTCGCCGGGCCCAGCAGCGCGCTCCCGCCCCGCGAGGGTCTTCGAGGGCGCAGACCCTGTACCGGGCAGTCCCCGTCGGACCCCGGGCGCACAAGCTGGGCTCCCTAGCTGTGGCTGGccgtttctttctttctttttttttttttttgctacgcTTGCCAACCTGTCAGCTGATGGACCTCATCACCCATAGTGGCGCATGTAGCTCGGCCGCAGCTCGCTCCATTCACGCCGCGCCCCCAAGGCCGCCCGCGGCCCCCGCACCCGGAGCTGGAGTGGGGGGTGGCCCGCAGACCGGGGCCACCACCCGCCCCCGGGGGCCCGCGCCCCTCTCGCCCCGGCCTCGCGCCGCCCGGGGGGCGCTGCAAATAGTCCTTTGTTTACATGCAATTCCTTACTCCGCGGAAGGAGGCCGGGGGAGTGCTGAGTTTTCACCAGCTGTTTCCCGCCTTGAAACAGACATCTGATCagctgcaaacacacacacacacacagacacacacacacacacacacacatacacacgcccGGGGAGGCAGGCCGGAGAGACCTCCTCCCGCCCCTCCCGCCCGCCTCCCTCCCCTCGCCGCCGCCGCAGCCAGCATCTGGGACCGGCCGATTCTGCACCTCCGTCCGGCGCTGCCCTTTGATTCGGATTTCCATCTTGCATTCTCCGGCGGACCGCGGGACCTGGCTCGTGCAAAGGAGGGGGGCCGATCGCTATGGAGTATTTCATGATGCCCACTCAGAAGGTGCCCTCTTTGCAACATTtcaggaaaacagagaaagaagtgaTAGGAGGGCTCTGTAGGTGTGTACTCCTCCTCCCCCTCACCCCCTTCCCACGATTGCAGCCCCCGGCCAGTCCGCCCGGGCGGGCGCGCGTGTGCGCACGCATGGCCCGCGCCGCGGACCCTCTCGCCTTTCTTATCCGCCGAGGCGGCTGCAGCCCCGCGCGCCAGGCTTGGGCCGTCTGGGGACCTTCCTCCCTCGGAACGTGGGGGCCCCGAGCGGCTCCGGTCACTTTTGTCCGCTGCAGGCGGGCGAGTCGCGACGTTTGTAAATTGCAAACAGACCCACGTGGTTCTGCAGCAGTCCCGGCCATGCTTGGTGCTGGTGGCTTCCCCCCCGCgcttcctcctcccccctcccgcGGcggcttccttcctctccctccttcatcGCTCTCTCTGGGCCCCCCCACTCCAAGGGAGACTGGGGGGCCCGTGTCGCGCGTGGGGCCAAGGGGCCAGGGGCTACAATGCAGCCATGCCGCGGCTCCGGGCGCGGGGAGGGGGGTGCGGGGAGCCGGGTGGTTGTGAGTGTTTGCTGGGACCGGGGCTGCAGCGGGGTCGGGGGGCGTGCTGGAGAGGGGGTGAGGGAGTGGGCGGGACCCGGGAGGCCAGCGCGGCCCGCCGGGAGCGCCGCGGACCCGGGCACGTTGGCGGCCGCTTGCTAGCTCGCCGCCCGCGCCCGGGCGCTGTTTACTAGCGAGGCCTGGACGTGACTCTGCAGCCCTCTTGGAGTAGGCGGACCTCCGCGCGCAGCCTCGCGGGAGCTGTAGTTCTCCGTGCCGCGTCGGTGCGGCATTGTGGGAGTTGTAGGCGCGCCCAGGCCATGCTTTACCCGCACAAAGCTCGGCCCCCGCGGGCGGGATGGGCGAGGCAGGCCGGGTAGGGGGCTTTTTGGGGTGTGGGCACCGTAGGCCACCCCTAGTCTCGCCGGATCTCTGCCCGCCGCATGTAGGCCTGGGCTGCAAACTTTCGTGTCTCACGCCCCTCCCCCCAGTCATAAACCGAAAGCATCCAGTTGCCCAGcaggctgggtgggtgggtggtccAAGATCCGTAGCCGTCCCCAGGACCTGCTCCCTAAATTTGGCCCGGGTTGCTCCGGGATCTATCCTTTGCAGAAGAGTAATGGGTTAGGGGAATCGCCCTGGACACTTGTTAAAATGCACACGCCCGCAATTCCGATCGCTAGAAGGGCCTGTGTATCAGCATACTGAACACTGCGGGACGGCGATACCGCGTGGGTTGTTTTCTGCGGGTCCAAGTTTGGGACCTGTGGCTCCTTTCCTCCCGTGCGGCTTTCGGAGAGAAATGGCTCCCCAGGGCTGGGGCCACGTGCTCTGCCGCCCCGGGCAGGCAAGGCGGGGATTGAGGGAGGAGGAGTCGCAGGCGGTGTGGCCAAGGCTGGTGGACACCGCGGGCTGCAGAAACCAGGCTAGGGGGAGGTTGCTGCACACGTATACATCGTTCCCGCCCCCTCTCCCCTCACAGGGCTCCTGCCTTAACTACTCTCAAGTTCAAGGTGGTAGGCAGTCAGCAGTCCTGAGTGTTGGCCCTTCCCCAAGGTCCGTCCACCTGGAGGACTTAGCTGTAATAAgcgaaaagaaaaagaaaacaattctggAGCTTGTAATACGTTGTAGGGTGTCGTTTTGCAAGACTTCTCTAATCAAACTGTTAACAATCTTCCTCTGTTAGTTAAGTGGCTTTATGATTTCTGTGTGGGTGGAGGACACAGGTTTGGGAAGGAACAGGTAGGGCAAGTGGTGGGGCTGGGACTTGAACTCTGATCCCTGCTCTTACCCTGAACTGCTGGTTGCTCCGGGAAGGGAAGGCTGGGCAGTGAGGAGGTGGGTTGAGCTGCCCCAGATGCTGGAGCGGACATCCTGGGCCCGACCTCAGGCAGGCGTGGCAACATAGGACCCTCTGGCCACAAAGCCTGAGCCTTGGCTGAGTCCTCTCTGGGCCCCCTAGGACTCCAGCTTGACCTGTTTCTGTTCCAAGCCCCGCTTCGGAGAAATCCAGCAGTTCCTTAGGGACCAAGTGCTCCAGGCTTGGGCACGGGGACTGCTTGGCTTGCCCAGCTGTGAGGCAGTTGTCAGCCTATGTGCTGGGTGTGGAGTTGGGGCCTCTGGGTTTATTCATTTTCAGAAGGAGCTGCCGGATGAGGTAGGATTGAGTGTGGGTTGGGCAGGACCTTCTGGCCGGATATACTGGCTTCTCAGGCTGGTGGACTTTGCTCCATCCCTCGTTGACTAGCAGGGCTCCctgcttctcttctccttctcccagaCCTGCCTGCCGGAGTGAACCTTACCGGAccgtgggcgggggtggggatgggatggAATGGGCGTACCTGACAGCGGCACCCTCACACACTGTGTGGTTTTGGACCCGTTGCCTAACTGCTCTCAGCGTCTGTAAAATGAAGCACCTGTGAAGCTTGGCTATGCGTGTGGAAAGTGCCTGGTAGCTATTAAGTGGCGCTCGGATTCTTAGAATCAGGAGCATGGTGGTCTTAAAGAGTTTAGCTGCCCGCTGCCAGGGAGAAAGAGGCCAGCTCCCCTCAGAGGGAGCTACAGAACAATTAGGGGCTTTGGAGTGTGTGTTGGGTCCCTGGTCTGGTATTTACGAGACACTTACTttgtgctggggcttcccaggtggtgctagtggtaaaggctccacctgccagtgcaggagacacaagagacacaggttcaatccctgggtggggaagatcccatggaggaggcatggcaacccactctagtatccttgcctggagaatcccatggacagaggagcctggtgggctacagtccatggggtcgcaaagagtcggacatggctgagtgactaagcatacacacaccaTGTGCTGGGATTGAAGACACCTCAATGAACTAGAACTTGCCCCTCTCCTAAGAGATGGAAGTCTCATGGTGCTACAGAGTCTTGTCAGTTTCCTTAGATGCATGAATTCTGGAGTCTGGGGTACAGACTCTGGAAAAGCAAAGCATCTTGATACCCCCGAtctctctcttatttatttacttttctgtttacctgtctgcgctgggtcttagttgtggcatgcaggatcttcgatcttcattgcagcatgagggatctgtagttgtggcatgagaacattgagctgcagcatgtggaatctagttccctgaccagggatcaaacccaggcccgcctgcactgggagctcagagtcttagccactggaccaccagagaagtcctcctcctccatctcttttAAACTTCACTATGACCCTGTGAAGTGAGGCAGTatgtgcccattttttgaatggggaaactgaggcttcaagaGACAAAGTGCCTAAGCTTGGGATtccacagctagtaagtggcaggacTGGAGTTTCCACTAGAACCCAATGCAGGCCTCCCTCTGACAGGCTGAAGgaactggggggagggggtgtttCTGATGGGGACAGTCCGGACATGGTTTGTTCTGGAACCGTAGGCAGGGTGTATGGATGGAAGCAACGGGCATGGGCCAGGGCCTCAGGCTGCTTCAGTAGCTGCTGCAGGAGAAGGATGGGGGCCTTGGGCATCCTTGGTGAGAGGGTCATCTTCCTCCTGTCCTCCTTTTTGGGGTATAGGAAAAACTCCAAGTGGGCTTTCCCACCTCTGACTGTGTAGACACTGAGTGGTAGGTTTGTGAATGACTTTGGGGCAGCGTGAAACGAGAGCTCTCAATGGCTAATTTGAGGCTGGAGCTGGGTGGGTAttggggggtgggtgtggggaatGGGATACCCATTTGCACTTGGGCTGGGCAGAAGGGAAGGGTAGAGGTTGGGATCTAGACTTGAAGAGCCTGCTTCCTGCCCTTGAGCCTCTGGTTGGGATGCCAGGGTTattctgtggggagggagggaggggttgtTGTAGGGGTACCCTGAGAGTGGGAGCGGCAGCTCTGGTCTTGGCACTGGAGGCTCTGCCACCAGCTGCCCAACCCCAGGAGACCGGCTGGTTGAGGGCTGtcaaggagggagaggagagagagagagtgtctGTGGACCAGGCCTCACCGCTGACCTGGGGATTCTGAAGTTGATGTGAAAGAGTGGAAGGACCTTACAATTACTATAAATCCGGTGTACTTCTGCAAAACTCAGAAAGATATGTAAGGAACTTCCAGGCATTTGCAGAAAAACCCACTTTATCTAGTACAGTAGCAGCTGGAAATGCTAATTAGCCATCCTTTATAGGAACCCCTGGCAGGCCAGCAGTCAGAACCCCTGGTTAGTTGTGATTCCACTCATCAGAACTTTGGGTTAGTCTGCATTCTATTAAAGAAACTTCCAGGACTATTTAGGTGAGTTGGTCTTGGTGGCAGCCCAAATCCCTATGAGGAACTGTGGCTTTGGGGTGAAGTCTGTTTTCTGAGCTTAAGTCTGCACGAGCTTAACCAGCAGCTGGTTCCTGAACCAGGAGGCAGGGCTGAGGGACTTGGTGCTGAAGGGGACAGCATGGACCATTCGGAAGAGCCAGGCCCCTTTCCCTCTGGGGAGGTTTGGGGCTTTCAGGCCTGGGGTCCTGTGGTCTCCTTTGGTGTCACCCCACCTTGTGGGCAtcctggggagaagggaggggccaGAGGTTGGCTCCCCAGGGCTGAGGTTTCCTGAGCAGATGAGTGGGCTGGTGGGGTGCAGGCGGGGTAGGGGGTGGGTTGTTGGGTTCTGGCTTCAGGCTGGAGAGTTGGTGAGTCTCGGCTGGGAGGCAGGGGGGCTACAGGGCTGTATGTGAGCCCTCAGTAAAGGGTGCCGCCCGCAGGCAGGGGAGGAGAGCATGCATTTTGGCTCCTGCAAGTGCCTGTTGTATCCTGCTGTGGCTGCCGGACCTTGGTTGGGCATACCAGTTCCCCTCCCAGAACCCTGGATTCCTCATTGCAGCTCAGCCACTAGGTGTCCATGGGGGtcaaggaaaaatacaaaaaagtccTGTGAATGGCAGTAAGAGCTGACCCGTTGACAGTGCACACCTGTGCGCAGCCTCTCTACGCGGTGACCATCACCTGTCTGTCAGGGCATCTGTGGCGCTGGGATcggggttcaagtcccagcttcaGCACGCACCAAAGCTGTTCCCTTCCcaagcctcagtgtcttcatctcaTCAGGCCACTTGACTCAGAGGATGATTGAGATGGTTCAGTGAGATAATTGCAGCGAAGTGAGTCTTTAGCACATTATGTTAAGAACTTAagactttttactttaaaaaaaaaaaaaaaaagactttttacttttttaatttttttggccacaccaagtggcttgcaggatcttagttccccaaccaggggtgggttaaacccaggcccccagcagtgaaagcaccagtCCTAATTCTCAAGACTTTAAAGAAAACAGTAACTCTGTGGCTAGGCTCTACAGGTGGGCCTTCTGGAAGGGCCAGCACTCAGAGTGGCCCAGGGGTGCAGGTGGGGCTCCTTTTTGACCCTATAATGCTCTGGTCAGCTCTGGTCTTTGGGCATCACCAGGAGGGAACCCAGGGAATGGGTAAGTGGGGGCGTCTCTCCCTGTATCTCTCCGGGTGGGGGAATAGGAAACTCCCAGATGGATGTCAGTCACCAGGTTCCTTGGCTTCCTGGACAtctctccccatctctttaaTCCACCTGCTGCAGAGGGTATGCAGGGCGCTGGCAGGCCTGGGGGCCCAGACTCAGCTCTGAtctcccttctccccccaccgGCAAAGGGCAGGCAAGCCACTGTGCATCAGGTCTCtgaccttcattttctctttttctccatcacccccactgtgtgggtgcatgctaagtcacttcagtcatgtcctactctttgcaaccctatggactatatagtccggcaggctcctctgtccatgggattctccaggcaagaatcctggagtgtgttgccatttcctcctgcaggggatcttccccacccagggatcgaacccccgtctcttatgtctcctgcattggcaggtgggttctttaccactagcaccacccgggaagcttCCCACTGTCAGGTCAGGGAAACTGAGAGAAGTGAGGTGCCCCTGGCCCGGAAATGGGGGAGCCAGGTGCCCGGCTAACCAGGAAACCACATCCCTCCCATTCTGAGCCCTCAGTCTCATTTGTAAATGGGGGGTCATGGGCccccttttccagtgctgtgagGGAACTGTATCTTGGCGGTGGGGTTGGGGGGCTCCCAGGGAGACGCTGGGGCTGCTGGTGGAGGACAGGGCTGGTCTGTGGACCCCTGGCAGCAGCTGATGTGAAGCTTGCTCCCAGCTCACCCCTAGCCGACCACCCTCACGTGGCGACAGGAGGCAGAGACCCAGGAAGGGGCAAGGGCAAGTTCAGGGGGTCGCTCAGGGGAATGAGGAGGGacaggtggggtgggtgggggccaggAAGACAGTCTCCAGCTGCGGGAGACGCGCTCCCCTCCTCGGTTTCCCAACGAACTCCTTTTTTCCTGGGGGTGGTCAGAGGGGCCAGGGCACCTGCCTCTGAGCGCAGGCTGCTCCGCCATCGACGAAACAAAGCTGCTCAGAACCGTCTCCCCGCGTTTCCCCAGATCTGGGGGTGTGAGCTGTCTTGGCCCGGGCCTGGACCAGGTCACCCCAGGAGGGCCCCTCAGGAGGAAGCTGGGGCTGTGGCTTTGGGTGGGGCCGGTGGCCTCTTCTGGGAGCCTGGCATCTGGAAGCCATCAGGCCGGGGTGGGGGAGTTGCAGGAGAGGGCCGGGGAGGGGAGCCTCCCTCTTCCAGGCCACACACAGGCCCGCCCCTCGGGAGCAGTGGCGTTGGGCCCACAGCCCCGCTGCTGGCTCTGTCTCCCGCCAACGCCTCTCAGCCTGCAGCCTCGTCCCCTTCCACTGGCTGCCTCTCCTGCGAGGTGCGATCACATACTATGCAATAACATCGCTTGCTGTGTGCTGGGAGTCTCGCTTCTCTGGCCCAGGGTGGGCCTGCCTTTCAGGGTGGGTGGGCTTGGGGACAAACTGTCGGTAGCGGGTGCTGGCTGGGTCCTCTTCCTGGAGCGACTGGTACTCGGCTTGCCTTGGCAGTCTTAGCACAGTGtcttgggctgggctggggtcttACGTAGCAGCGTGTGTGGCTGTggagatgggaagggaggagggacatCTTCCTCCATCGTCAAGCCTGCGACCCTGAAGGAGGGGGCCCTGGGGGCACAGCAAGGAGCTCAGAGGTGTCCCAAGAGCAGGTGTCTCTGGTTATCACCTGAGGCCACCCACATCCAATCACAGGGATTTTTAGTCATGTGGGTTTCCCGGTCCCACACAGGCCTGTGGGCCAGACAATGGGGTCAAGACTTGGGGTCCACACACTGACGTTGACAGCCAGAACATGCTACTCCATCAGCTCCCTGGTCTGCTGGGGGTGTAGGCATCAGACAGAGCCGGTATATTCTGTAGGGGCAGCTTGCCTGTTACACTTGGGCCCTCTGGAGATGAAGACAGGGTCCCACTGGGAACCAGGCATGGAGGGCACCCAGCCTGAGCCCGTCCCTGTTCTCCCGTAGCCTGGCCAACATTCCACTGACCCCTGAGACTCAGCGGGACCAGGAGCGGCGGATTCGGCGGGAGATCGCCAACAGCAACGAGCGGAGGCGCATGCAAAGCATCAACGCGGGCTTCCAGTCCCTCAAGACCCTCATCCCCCACACAGATGGAGAGAAGCTCAGCAAGGTGAGCGAGTGccaggaggacttcctggaggaggaggagggctggaggGGGAGACTCGGGAGATACCAATAGTTGGGGTCCCTGACTCgtccctcctgccctcaggcaGCCATTCTCCAGCAGACGGCAGAGTACATCTTCTCCCTGGAGCAGGAGAAGACCCGGCTCCTGCAGCAGAACACACAACTCAAGCGCTTTATCCAGGTAGCACTCTGCCCTCCTCTAGGTGCCCTCTCCCTGGCGTGGGCATGTCCGGGCCCAACCACTGGCTTGGGACTGTGATGTGGCTGTGGGTCCCTTATTTCCTACTGACCTGCCTACTTCTGGCACTTGCCTTCCTGCCCAGGGTCCTGACTTAGCCATGGGCAAGTGCAGTGCAGTGGGGCGGGCTCTAGAAGCAACCGAGTGACTTTGGGAAAGCAGGTCCCTTCTGCCTCCCTTTCCAGCCTTCGCTTGGTGGATTTGCACAGGAGGGCTCCCTCGTGCATGTCCACCTGGGTTTGACAGCTTTGGGGGGCTGCGATGGAGCTCCGCACtgccctggtggtggtggtggtgatgtatGCAGTGTCACCGCACACTCATCAGCCTCTGGGGGTTCCTCAGGAGCTGAGCGGCTCGTCCCCCAAGCGGCGGCGGGCGGAGGACAAAGACGAGGGCATTGGCTCGCCGGACATCTGGGAGGACGAGAAGGCAGAGGATCTGCGGCGGGAGATGATCGAGCTGCGGCAGCAACTGGACAAGGAGCGCTCAGTGCGCATGATGCTGGAGGAGCAGGTGAGGCGGGCGGGGTGAGGCAGACGAGGCTATGCTGTTGGCTCGGAGCTCCTGCTTTGTGCCTGCCGGGGCTGGGAGTTGGGTGTCTGGTGGGGTGATCAGTGGGGAGCAAACCAGACAGGTTCCTGCCCTGCGGGGGGGTGGTCCCTGTCCGCGCCTGGGGAGATGAGTCAGAGGCACTCACACTGTAAACACGCATCCGTGGTAAAGGCCACAGTGGATCAGTGGGCATCAGCGAGGGGGAATCTGGGCTGGTTCCACCCCACAGTTTCCTTGTGAGGGtgggaggagcagagaggggagaagggtgctccaggcagagggaactaCATGGGCAAAGGCCTGGGGCTGGAGGTaggcagggagggagcacagcctgagggagggagaggagtcaGCTTGGGCCCTGCGGCTATGGTGCAGGACTTTGGTCTCCATCCTGAATATGTTTCGAAGGGCCCCGCCCCTGAGCCCTACTGCTCCACCCCCAGGTCCGCTCCCTGGAGGCCCACATGTACCCGGAAAAGCTCAAGGTGATCGCACAGCAggtgcagctgcagcagcagcaggagcaggtcCGGCTGCTGCACCAGGAGAAGCTGGAGCGGGAACAGCAGCACCTGCGGACCCAGGTGAGCGGGAGGGGCCTGCAGGGGCCACCCACACCTGGGCCGGGGCTCTCAGACCCAACGTCAGTGCCACCGGGCGTCCAGCAGGGCTGACCCAGGGCCTCAGTCGAAGTAGTGTAGACATTCCTGGCTCCCAGGTGTCTTGCATACATGATTACGTTGACTCCTTATAGCAGCGCTTTGAGGCCTGAGCTGTTATTACTCCTGTTTTACTGATGATGAActggaggcacagaaaggttCACTAACACACCCAAGATTTCTCAGTGAAGTGGGGCCGGGATTTGAACCCTGGCCATCTAGATTCAGTCTGAACTCCCAACCACCACTGTATTTATTAAATGTGAATTGCTGGCATGGCTCTGGAGAGGGAAGGCCCGTGCAGTCTCAGATGGTCAGAAGTCCCTCTCCAGGCCACCTTgccttcatttcttaaaataagaggggtgggaggggtcaTGATTTGGGCATCCCCGAGCTGTGAGTGAAGGAGGTTGATGGGCTGCTGGGGTGTTTGGTggaggctccccaggtggtgggCGGAGGGAGATGGTTTGGAGGACTGTCCCGCACCCTCTGTGATGGACAGAAGGGAAGGGGCTTCTCCTAGAACCTTTGCAGAGAGACTGAGGGCCCCTTGTCTTGCAGCTCCTGCCCACTCcggcccccacccaccaccccacgGTGATAGTGCCGGCGCCggcaccccctccctcccaccacatCAACGTCGTCACAATGGGCCCCTCCTCGGTCATCAACTCTGTTTCAACATCCCGGCAAAATCTGGACACCATCGTGCAGGTACCTGGCCCTGGGGAGAGGGCAGTACTTGGGGGCTGCCCCCTGGGAACAGGCCCTTTGGGGGGAGATTAGAAAGTGGGGGAGTGGAGGGGATAGAGACAGGGATATTGAGCATTGAGTAGGGGGAGGAGGTCTGGAAGCCAGATGGGTCTCCATCTCTGCATCCTgggtgaggggcagagagggagggaccGGATGGCTGGGAAGACCCCATTCCTTCCCTCGTGGGGTTTGCTGGGGCTGTCCTTTGTTCCTGGAGCCTCCTGCTTTCAGAGTTCTTGCATCTGTCTCTCGGGTTTTGGGAtgagggtggaggtggaggaggaagaaacaAGATGCTCAACTCTGAAGGTTGAGCCTGAAGTCCCTGCTATGCCCAGCCTCATGCAGAGATCCCCTTTGGGAGGCCCAATaacattacaaagaaagaaacaacccAAAGGCCCAAacggaaaaaaaaagttcattgaaGTCCCAGGAACTTGAGTTGCACCCGgcaaactgaataataaaattaataacagaGACCTTTGGTAAAGCCAACAGGCAGGCTTTTGAAATACATAAATGAGGGAGAGAGGCTTATGACTTCAGGCAGGCTTGCACTGTCCCTCTTCCAAGCCAGATTCAGCTCAGGAGAGAGCTTCTAAAGTTTGTTTTCCCCCTGACTCTGAATGGGCTGCCCCTTTTGCCAGGCTTCCTTCTGGTCCTTTCTGGGGGGGGTGTGGGTGGTAGGGGAGACACTGCTGGAGATGCTGGCGGTCCACATGGCCCCCGCATCCTCACAGCAGCCTCCCCCACTCAATCCCAGGCGATCCAGCACATCGAGGGCACCCAGGGCCAGGAGGAGGAGCAGCGGCGAGCCGTCATCGTGAAGCCGGTCCGCGGCTGCCCCGAGGCCCACGCCTCGGACACCGCCTCCGATTCGGAGGCCTCAGACAGCGACGCCATGGACCAGGGCCGGGAGGAGCTGGCAGGGAACGGGGGGCTTCCCTGACCAGCcccccagccctcctctcccttctgggggctggagggggcggggcagCAACTGGGAGAGAGACGAGGGTGAATGAGTGagaaatttttacaaaatttacGGCGTCATTTGGGTCTCTTTTATGACCTCTTTTTTCAATACTGTAAATCGTCCTTTGAGTGAAGCCGCCCTACCCGAAGTCCGGGGCTAGGGCGGCAGGAGCGCCTGGCAGCACCCGGGCACCTGGGGCTGGGCCTCGGCCCCGGAGGCTGGGGAAGCAGACGTGGAGGTGACTGGCCTCTCTCCGCCAAAAAGCATTTTTTCAATGAAACATGTTTTTAAGAACAgggaagaaaatcaaacaaaacccCAAGGTATTTTTGCCCTCTCCGGAGCCAGCCCGAGACCGTCAGTTTTTAATTaccccttccctcctctttttttggtgttctttCTCCTTTAAGCACTTACATGGGTTGGGGGTCTGGCTGGGTCGGGGCTCTGGGGGTCCGGGGGTCTCCATTGCTTCTCGGTTGGGGTTTGCTGctgcccttctcccttcccctccctcactACCCggctccccacctctccctccagGTTTCCCA
This genomic interval from Bos mutus isolate GX-2022 chromosome 25, NWIPB_WYAK_1.1, whole genome shotgun sequence contains the following:
- the TFAP4 gene encoding transcription factor AP-4 isoform X1: MEYFMMPTQKVPSLQHFRKTEKEVIGGLCSLANIPLTPETQRDQERRIRREIANSNERRRMQSINAGFQSLKTLIPHTDGEKLSKAAILQQTAEYIFSLEQEKTRLLQQNTQLKRFIQELSGSSPKRRRAEDKDEGIGSPDIWEDEKAEDLRREMIELRQQLDKERSVRMMLEEQVRSLEAHMYPEKLKVIAQQVQLQQQQEQVRLLHQEKLEREQQHLRTQLLPTPAPTHHPTVIVPAPAPPPSHHINVVTMGPSSVINSVSTSRQNLDTIVQAIQHIEGTQGQEEEQRRAVIVKPVRGCPEAHASDTASDSEASDSDAMDQGREELAGNGGLP
- the TFAP4 gene encoding transcription factor AP-4 isoform X2; translated protein: MQSINAGFQSLKTLIPHTDGEKLSKAAILQQTAEYIFSLEQEKTRLLQQNTQLKRFIQELSGSSPKRRRAEDKDEGIGSPDIWEDEKAEDLRREMIELRQQLDKERSVRMMLEEQVRSLEAHMYPEKLKVIAQQVQLQQQQEQVRLLHQEKLEREQQHLRTQLLPTPAPTHHPTVIVPAPAPPPSHHINVVTMGPSSVINSVSTSRQNLDTIVQAIQHIEGTQGQEEEQRRAVIVKPVRGCPEAHASDTASDSEASDSDAMDQGREELAGNGGLP